The following DNA comes from Hordeum vulgare subsp. vulgare chromosome 3H, MorexV3_pseudomolecules_assembly, whole genome shotgun sequence.
GTGGAAGTTAATTACCTTCATCCTTGTGTGTAGTTTTAGCAAATGATTCACCTCTGGTCTTGCAAACTACAAGAtcattacccataaaacgcattgTTTGTTGTGTAGAAGGACTACCCTCTTGCAAGTTCAACTTAGAGCCACCATGATTCATATTGGTGGAGAAGCACCTCTTATTCATGGTTTCTTTAACTAAAACATTACTGCAACCATGATCAATCTTACTGAGTTCGCTTAAACTCAATGTAGGAATAACAACATTAGTGTGAGGAACTTTGATTGCCTCATCATGCAAACATGTGCCTATTGAACTTGAATTCATTGCATTTTCCAAGTCAGCAGCTAGTGGTTGGCTCCAGTTTTCTCTGCATCAAGATCACCATGATTTAGAGTTTCAGTGGTCACAAGAAAATAATTTAGTATCATCACATGTATGCTCAGTATTGGGAtcttgaaatttcaaacataccTGTAGTCAAAACCAGTCCATTCTGGTAATGCAATACTTAGATCAATCATAGCAGACATCTCTTCGTTACTAGGCTTGGTAGAGTACTCATGATCACAATGCTTATTTGCTTCTTCAGTCTTAGTGAAGGCTTCCTTGGGAATATTAGTAGTACTTCTACCGGTCATCATGCATTTGTCTTCTTCTATAGACCcatatgatgaggaagaagaagccaTAGCATCCAAGGAGAGCTTACCAAGACTTCCTTGTTTGGATAGCTCATGTCTTGGCATCTTAGTGCAAATTACACCATTTCCTTCCGAGACTTTGACACGCTTTACTAAGTTGTGGTAGAGTTCTGTTACTTCTTTGTATTTTGAATTGACATGCTTCTCCTTGGCAAGTTTCATAGATGTGTGCTTCGTGTACTTTAGAATACCACGTCGAGGTAGATATTT
Coding sequences within:
- the LOC123439455 gene encoding uncharacterized protein LOC123439455 gives rise to the protein MIMSRVKEDKKRKKRLQEVQAASTATLEGSRGQVHKGNFSAIKEVLENPIFPNELDTHPSEKNESLQHQRKERETISRKRKQGKMNNTKKKKVDAQNFINNDKSDKVGKPRDLGKYLPRRGILKYTKHTSMKLAKEKHVNSKYKEVTELYHNLVKRVKVSEGNGVICTKMPRHELSKQGSLGKLSLDAMASSSSSYGSIEEDKCMMTGRSTTNIPKEAFTKTEEANKHCDHEYSTKPSNEEMSAMIDLSIALPEWTGFDYRENWSQPLAADLENAMNSSSIGTCLHDEAIKVPHTNVVIPTLSLSELSKIDHGCSNVLVKETMNKRCFSTNMNHGGSKLNLQEGSPSTQQTMRFMGNDLVVCKTRGESFAKTTHKDEVNLTNTTQDSTFHFGYKTPNVGSQFVPVSNELPGDGLLYENRSYCWGRGKENCPQGGEIEDRCHDGEEEE